The Bacillota bacterium genome contains the following window.
ACAACCTCCACACCGAACCTGGTGAGGCCGCCTCGTGTGCGCTCCTCATAGCATCCGTCAGCGATCTGGTTGCGATTGCTCCATGTGAGAGTCATAAGTCTTACGCCCAGCCTATAGAATATCCTGAGCAGTTCAATGCTGCCCTCTAGGACCTCGCCGCCTTCGATGGAGAGGAACCCGGCGATCTTGCCCCGCTCTTTCGCGCACGCCACGTCTTGAGCTCTCGTCGCGGGAGCGAGGAGGCTTCCTTCCGTCTCGGCCTCCTGGTAGAAGGCGTCCACGTATCGCATGGCGCGTGTTGCGGAAGCACCTGGCAGGAATTCCTCCGGGACGTATATGGCGAATACCTGTGCGGACATGCCGGCCTCAGCCATCCTGGGGAGATCCAGGTGCCCGCCACGGCCGGTCTCCCCCAGCTTGCGACGCCCGCTCACCACATCCATCAAGGTGTCGCAGTGGGCATCCATCATGAACATGAAGGTCGACCCCCTTGCTTGCCACAGTCGTCCACTTGAGTATACCACTCCTCCAGCTCCCTGTATTGCGCAAAGTCACCCTTAAGTGGTAGGATGAACTGGAGGCTCAGGTGGAGCACTCGCTCTGTAATGTGTGCGGGAGGGTGACCATCATGCCAGGAGTGAGAATCGTTACTGACTCCACTGCTGACTTGGGCACAGAGCTTGCGCGGCGGTACAATGTGCCCGTAATACCGTTTTACACCATCTTTGAGTCCGAGAGCTATCGTGACGGGATAGATATCACTGCAGACCGTCTTTTCGAAATGGTAAGGGAAAAAGGCTGCCTGCCTACCACTTCCGCTCCTAGCCCGGGCGTCTATATGTCCGCGTTCCAGGAGGTTCTCCAGGAGTCGGACGAACTCATCTACATCGGCATCTCCAGCAAGTTCTCAGCTGGTGTCCAGAATGCGAGGATGGCAGCTGACATGCTCCCTCCGGGACGTGTCCGTATCATCGATTCGGAGAACTTGTCCACCGGCATCGGGATCTTGGTCATATTCGCGTGCGACCTTGCGGCTAAGGGCGCCACCGCGGACGAGATCGTCACGGCCGTTTCGGATGCTCGACCCAAGGTGCGCACTTCCTTCATCATAGACACCCTGGACTACCTCCGCATGGGCGGCAGGTGCTCGGGGGTGCAGGCCTTGGCCAGTTCACTTCTTCACCTAAGGCCCGTAATCTCGGTGGTTGACGGAGGTATGGTGGTTTCCGCAAAGGTCCGCGGATCGAGAAAGAGAGCCCTTGACCACCTGGTATCAGAGTTCCAGGCGAATGTGCCCAGCTTTGTCCCAGATCGCGTGTTCGTCACCCAGACTGGGTGCCCCGAGGATGCGCTGCACCTCGTTGACAGCATCAAGAAGGTCGCGCCGGACACTCGGGAGATCCTCTCAACCAAAGCCGGGAGCGTCATCTCCAGCCACTGCGGGCCGGGAACCATCGGGATCATATACATGACGAAGTAACTGGAATCTCGAGTATTCCATGACTCCATGGTGTTCAGTCGCCCGCCCTGCCGAGGTGGGCTCCGACACATTGCCAGCGATCTCCCCCGCCGCAAAAGACCGGCCCCAGGCCTACATGTTGTTGGCCCGGGGCCTTGCTTACTTCGGTTCCTCAAGTCTTTCACAGGACTGGGGCTCAACCACCTCGGCCTTCGGTGCACTGGGACGTTGTCAGCGCTGGACCCGCCCTGAGGTGTCTCCCTTCGCGAGTGCCTCTACTTCGTCCACGGTCACCAAGTTGAAATCTCCGAAGATGGAGTGTTTGATGCATGACGCCGCCACAGCGAACTCCAAAGCGTCGCGTGATGACTTCCCGCTCAGGATGCCATGAATCAACCCTGCCGCGAAGGCATCCCCGCCGCCCACGCGGTCCACGATGTGGACGGGGTATTTCTTGGAGAACAGATGCTCTGAGCCATCGAAGAGCATGCCTGACCATATGTTGTCGAATGCCGATATGCTTTCCCGGAGAGTAATTGCCACCTTGTCAAAGCCGAACATCTCCACCAGTTTGGCGGCCACGTCACGATAGGCGGCCGAGTCGATCTCCCCTCGGGTCACGTCCGTCCTCTCAGCACGGATTCCAAAAACCTTGTCTGCGTCCTCCTCGTTTGCCACGACTACGTCCACATACTTCATGAGACCCGTCATGACCTCACGGGCCTTCTCAGGCGTCCACAAGTTCTTCCTGTAGTTTAGGTCCGCGCTGACTGTGAGCCCCATCTCCTTCGCGGTCCGGGCGGCCTCCAGGGTTGCCGCGGCGGCCCTGTCTCCCAGGGCTGGAGTGATGCCGGTGAAATGGAACCAATCGGCACCTTCGAACACCCGGCCCCAGTCGATCTCACCCTGGCTGATCTCCGAGATCGAGGAGTTCGCCCTGTCGTAGATGACTTTGGAGGGCCGTTGTGACGCACCCATCTCAAGGAAGTAGATGCCGAGCCTGGAGCCACCACGGACTATGTAGTCCGTCCGAACCCCGAACCGTCGGAGGTGGTTCACAGCCGACTGTCCTATCTCGTGCCGCGGAACCCTAGTGACGAAATAGGAGTCGAGACCGAACCCGGCGAGGGAGACAGCCACGTTTGCCTCTCCTCCGCCGTAGACCACATCGAATGAGCCGGCTTGCACAAAACGCTGGTATCCTGGGGGAGACAGTCTCAACATGATCTCCCCGAACGTGACTACCTTCTTCGCCAACCTTACCTCCTCCAATCATCCTCAGTGATGGTGAAGCTCTCCGGCAACTTCTCCTTTAGAGTGTCGCGTTCCGACGTGCCAGCCGCGAGAGCGTACAGGAAGGTGGCCCCACTCGGGTCGAGCGCAATTGGTTTGGCATGCCAGATACTTGGGAACACGACTGCCGCCTGTCCTCGGTCTAGTTCGAAGAAGCACAGGCCCTGTCTTGAACAGGCAGGGGCGACCGGTACGGCCATCCGTCCGACAAGGGCTACAAACAGCTGGGGAGACTCCTTGTGGACTTCGAGTGCTGTGTATTCCCTAGAGGGAGCATACTCAAGCACGGCGGTTTTCACATCGGATTTCGGGACACCGTATCTGGATGCAAACACTTCCGCCGCCCACAACGCCGCGGTTCCCTCGCTGTCAAGTGCGCCAGCAGGAATCTCGACAGGTTCTCCGTATCCCCGGAACTCCGGGGACGTGATCTGCCCTACTGCCATTTCTCCCGGGTTCAATAGAACTCGCCTCCTCGTGCTCGTCTGCGGTTACGCCCGTGCCCGCGCCACCTCGTCGATGAACTTGCGAGCGTGAGCTGCAAGATCGTCCCACCTCTTCTCGGCTATCATCTTCTTGTCGGTGAGCGCAGTCCCGACTCCGAGGAAACTCGCACCGGCCTTGATGAACGCTCCCGCAGTAGAAAGGTCTACTCCGCCAGTGGGCGTGAGCAGGATCTGAGGAAACGGACCTTTCATATCCTTGAAGAACTCCGGCCCCAGTTTCGTTGCGGGGAACACTTTGACAACATCTGCTCCGGCCTCCCAGGCGGCCAGGATCTCGGTGGGAGTGAAACCACCCGGGATCACGATCTTGGAATAGCGCTTCGCCATGGAGATGATCTCCTGCTTGAAAACGGGTGAGACCACGAACTCCGCTCCGGCCAGGATTGCCATGCGTGCAGTCTCAGCGTCGAGGACTGTGCCGACTCCCACCACCACCTTGCTGCCGAGTTCCCGTGAGACGTCCTTGATGACGTCAATCGCATTTGGAGTAGTCATGGTTATCTCGATGGCCCGGACGCCTCCTGCCTCTATGGCCCGGACGACGTCAAGCAGCTCACCTGAGCTCTGAGCACGGATCACCGCGACCACGCCGGTCTCCACGAGCACCTCAAGGTTGCGTTCTTTCTGAGTCAACGCCATTCTATCTCCCCCCATAGATGAGATTGGTATCCATGGTTGTGAAACCAGGTTGCGCTATACGATACATTTCTCCGCCCCTACGCAGAATCCTTCAACAGAAGAGGTTCGTGTTCGAAGGACTAGCCCTCCCTGCGACGAATACTTGAAACATCAACCCACGCTGCGCACCAAATCGGCGGTGCGCTGGATCAGGAGGAGAACGTGATGGGCTTTCCCCTCCGGGCCGGAGTGCTAGTCATAGGAAGCGGCGGGGCGGCGCTCCGCGCGGCCATTGCTGCCTGGGAGTCCGCGCCCAGCCTTAGGGTGGTGCTGGCCACCCGCGGTGTACTGGGCGGGAGTGGAGTGACCGCCAAAGCGTGTTCCGACCGGATGGCATTCCACGTCACGCTGCCCACAACACCCCCGGGTGGGCCTGATAACTGGATCTACCATGCTCAAGACATCTTCAATATCGGGGGGCAGGTGTCAGACGAGCCCCTCGCTGAGATCCTGGCCCGGGGCTCCGCCGAGGCGTTCCGATACTTGGACTCATTAGGTGTCCCTTTCGCAAAACGACCCGACGGAACCCCGTTACAGTTTGTGACAGACGGCTCCGAATACCCGCGCGCTTGTTACACCGGCCCGTACACGGCAGTCGACATTGAACAGGCGCTCGTACGGCGCGTCAAGGAACTGCCCATTGGGGTCGTGGAAGGGCTAGTCGCTGTGTCCCTCATTACCAGGGACGGCAGGGTGTGCGGCGCCACCTTCATGCGGGAGAACCCCGTGGCTTATCATGGCGATGTCAGACTAGGTGCTGACGGCACGCCTGTCGTCATACTCGCCGGGGCAGTCGTGCTCGGGACAGGCGGTCCCGGACAGGTCTTCGAGACCAACCTGTTCCCTGAGGAGTGCACCGGCTCCGGAACCGGGATCGCCATCCGCGCCGGAGCGGAATTGGTCAACATGGAATTCATACAGATCGGCCTCTCATCCGTTTCCACCAAGCTTGCATGTTCCGGTAGTATTATGAGGTGCATTCCCAGGGTTGTGAATGAAGAGGACCACGAGTTCCTGCTCGCAAGCTTCCCCGGGGAGGACCCGGCTGAGATCTATGCGCTTCTTTTCAACAAGGGCGCAACCTGGCCCGTCTCCGCCGAGCACCGCACGTGCCTCATAGACGTTGCGGTCCACCGCGAGATCGAGCGAGGGCACAGGGTTTATCTTGACCTGTCCCGAAATCCCGAAGGGTTCGACATGTCCGCACTGCCTTCGAATGTTATGGAGAGGTACAGGAGCGAGATCAAACAGGAAGTCCCCGCTGAAGTCAGGGCGGCCTCGCCAATAAACCGTCTGCGGGAGATAAACCCGCCGGTGGTCCAGTGGTTCCTCGAGCGCGGGATCGACCTGGTCCGCGGGGACAGGATTGAGATCGCCCCGAGCATCCAGCATTTCCAGGGCGGAGTCAAGATCGGGCCCAGGGCCGAGACAACTGTTCCGGGTTTGTTCGCCGCAGGTGAAGTGGCCGGCGGGCAACACGGGGCAAATCGCCCAGGCGGCAACGCCCTCATGGACTGCCAGGTCTTCGGGAGAATTGCGGGCCTGGAAGCCGCAAGAGAGGCACTTGCCGTCATGAGAGGTTGTGAGGAAGCGTCGGCTCCCGGGGACACGGCAGCAGGCGGAGACCTGCTCCCAATGGGTAACGGCCTTCTTCCGTTACCCAATGGCAATCTTCCTGCCACCGAGGCGCGAGCCAGGCTCCGGCGGACCATGGCGATGTCGTGCGGAGTAGTGCGGACCCAAAGTGGGTTGAAGCAGGCGGCCAGGGAACTCGCAGCCATCCGCGAAGCTGGTGTAGGTGTCGACGGGCATGGACCTCTCTACGCCGTTGAGACCGACCTCATGCTTGACGTGGCAGCCGCCATCGTCTCCTCGGCGTCTGAGCGTGACGAGAGTCGTGGGCCCCACCTCATGTTCGAGCGGCCCGATTCTCCTCTGCCCATGCCAAGGGACGACAGTAGGTGGCGGAAGTACATTGTGGTCAGCCGAAATGGCCTCGAAGTGCGAAAGCCTGTGAGGTCCAACTGCGAAGACGAATAGGTGGTGTAACTGTATGGTCACAGCGCGAGCGATGGTCCTTGAAGCCTTCAGGAACCCCCTCGTGATGCGGGAGTTCGGGGTGGGCACGATTCCCGACGGGCATGTGCTTGTGAGGCTCTCTGCCGCAGGTGTCTGCGGATCCGACCTCCACATGTATCAGGGGAAAGACCCCAGGACCCCCCTACCCATCATCCTGGGCCACGAAGGGGTTGGGCACGTTGAAGCGGTAGGAGGGCGCGTGACCGATGTAGACGGTCATGAGCTTGCCCCCGGTGACCCCATCATCTGGGATCGAGGGATCATGTGCGGGGCGTGCAGGATGTGCGTGATAGAGCGTCGCCCGGCCCTCTGCGCGAGCAGGCGTGCCTACGGCATCCATATCGGAGCAGCCGAGCCGCCCCACCTCAACGGGTGCTATGCCACACACCTGATGCTGAGACCAGGGACGAGAATCCTTTCACTGCGCTCTCGCGACGCTCAGCAAATCGACCCCGCGATTCTGGTGGCGGCATCCTGCTCAGGTGCCACAGCAGCGCACGCCGCAGAGCTTGCGGATATCCGCGTCGGCGATTCTGTGGTCATCTACGGACCCGGTCCACTGGGCGCGTTTCTGGTGGCTTTCTCAAGGGCACGCGGGGCGTCACGGGTGATCGTGGTCGGCGGAACCGGCCTCAGGCTTGAGATCTGCCAGATGCTTGGGGCCACCCACACCATCAACAGGAACGAGACCAGTCCGGATGAGCGGCGAGAGATGATAATGGACGCAACCGGAGGCCGGGGGGCTAGAACGGTGTTCGATGCCGCTGGGAGCCATGATGTGGTTCGCGAGGCCATCGACATCGTTTCCACTGGGGGTAGTGTGAGCCTGCCGGGGTTCGCGGTGCCTTCAGGCACAATGCCGGTTGACATTTTCGGGCTGACCAGGCGTACTATCTCCCTGCAGGGAGTCTGGGTGAGCGACGCACGTCACCTCGATGAGGCCTTCAGCTTGGTGATGGCGAACCAGGAGGCCTTCGCGAAGATGGTCACCCACCGGTTCCCGCTCGATCGGGCAAACGAGGCCTTAGCGGCGGTCCGAGACCGGGAGGCAGTAAAGGCGGTACTGATCCCCTAGGGCCTGAGCCCCCGTTTTCTCACCCTGATCCCCGCGGAACTCATGGCGAGGACGCCCAGGATGATGAGGCCGTAGATGACCCGGCGCACCGGCTCGCTCACGTTCAGGATCGTCAGTAGCCCGGAGAGAACCGTGAGCACGAGCACACTTGCGAAAGTGCCAGGGTACCCTCCGACGCCTCCACTGAACGGAGTACCTCCCATGACCACTGACGCCATGGACCTGAGGCGGTAATCCTCCCCCCAGTCCAGGGTACCGGTGCCGATGTAGCCGGTGACGACCAAGCCAGAGATGGCTGCCGTGATGCTGCTCAGGATGTAGACGGCGATGATCACACGATCGACGTTGACACCGGAGAGTCCGGCGACCCTCTTGTTGGCGCCGACTGCATAGATCTTGCGCCCGAAGACCGTCTTTCTGAGAACGATGGTGATTCCGATGGACAGGAGGATCCAAAGGAGGAACGAGACCGGAACAATCCCAATCTTCCCGTTCCCGATGAACCTCAGGTAAGGAGATGCTCCGCCGGAAGGCGCCCCACGTGTGTACACAAGTGCTGCGCCCTCAGCGATGATTCCTGTTCCCAGAGTCATCACAAAGGCCGGTATGCCGAGTTTCGTTATGCCCACGGCGTTGAGAAGCCCACACCCACCCGCAACCATTAGTACCCAGAATATGGCGCGGAGGTTGTTTGCATCCGCCCCCTTGAGAAGTGCAGCGGCGACCACGTTTGACAGGATTGCGACAGATCCCACCGAGAGGTCAACGCCTCCGGTCAGTATGGCCATGGTCTGGCCGATGGCGATGATGCCCAGTGGGACGGCCTGTTTGAGCAGGTTGAGCGCATTCGCCGGCGTGAGGAACCTGGGGCTCACAATCCCTGACACGAGGAAGAGGACCACTGATGCCATAGCCAAGTAGCCCGCGATCCCAAGCCTGATTCTGGAACTCCTGCGTTCAGCAACCGCTGTCATTTCATCTCGAGCCATTTCCGTCTCAACGCCCCTCCCGCAACCGCGATCACCAGCAGTACTCCTTTGAGCAGGTACTGGTAGTAGGTGGACACCCCCAGGTGGTTGAAGACGTTCCCCAGGACCACGATGAGACATGCCCCGGCAACCGATCCCCAAACCTCCCCGACCCCGCTCGCAAACGTCGCCCCTCCGGCTATGACTGCAGTCATCGAATCAAGGCTGAAAGGAACGCCAGATGCCGCATCGCCGGACGCGAACCTTGCCGCCAGGAACAGCCCAGAGACGGCCGCGAGCAGTCCGGCAATGGCGTGTGCCGCCACCTTTGTCCTCTCGACCCCGATCCCGGCCCGGAACGCGGTCTCGGGATCGGCTCCAACTGCCCGAATATGGACGCCCAGGCGCGAGCGGTTGAGGACCCACCAAGACCCGACTGCGATCAGGGCGGCCCCGACGACGGGGATGGATACCCCCCGGATCTCTCCCGTCACCGCCTGCATGAACCTGTAAGGGATGGACCCTCCCGGGTAGGGCAGCACCGCAAGCGCTAGCCCCATGAGTGCGCCGTTGGTTGCCAAGGTGATCACCATGGCCTCCACTCGAACCCGGTAAACCAGAACTCCGTTGACTGCCCCGATGACTGCCCCCAGTAGGAGTATTAGGAGGCTCCAGCCCAGCATGCTGCCGCCCGAGTCTACCATGAACCTCGCGGCGATTACCGTCGCTAAGCTTATGACCCCGCCGACCGCCAGGTCCACATCGCCCGCGAGAATCGCGAACGTCTGTGCACAGGCGACGATGACTAATGCCACCGCCTGAACGAGCAGGTTTCTGAAGTTGTATGCTGTCCGGAAAGTTGGGGACAGGATTGAGGATACAACGAAGATCACTGCGAGGATAACGTAGATGGGCATGGCGGGATTCGAGGTGATCCCTCCGCTGATCCATCTCCGATGCACAATCGCAGGGGGCGCCGCCAGTCCTCTGTTCATCCCGTTCACCTACACGCTTCTGCTTCGGTCTCTGCAGTGATACCCCATTGCGCCGCCATGATTGTCTCCCGATCTGCGGTCTCAGCGTCGAACTCCCGCACTACCCTGCCGTCGTGCATTACGATGATCCTGTCGCAGATACGCATCACTTCCAGCATATCGCTGGAAACCATGAGAACGCCGCCTCCCGCGTCAGTGATCAGGCGCATCAGCTGGTAGATCTCTTCCTTGGCCCCGACATCTATGCCCCGGGTGGGCTCGGAGAAAAGGAGCACTGACGGTTCGGCTGCAAGCCATTTCGCGACTACTACCTTCTGCTGGTTGCCACCTGACAGGTTGTTGGCGAGATGACCAGGGGACGGTGGGTTTATCCGGAGTTCGCCGATGAGTCTCGACACCAGTTGCTGTTCCCGGGCGGAATCCACAAACCCGAAGGACTGCCGGGCGTCCACAGTCGGAAGGCAGATGTTGTTGGCAAGGTTCAACCTGAGGCAGACACCCTCGAGCTTCCTCTCTTCTGGGACGAAAGCGATCCGGGACCTCATGGCATCCCTCGGGTTCCGCAGTCTTACCTCCCGGCCGTTGACACGAACAGTCCCGTGGTCGAGCTTCATGGCCCCAAACAGCGCCCGAAGGACCTCGCGCTGACCCTGCCCCTCCAATCCGACGAGCCCGACGATCTCATTACGGTGCACCTTAAAGGATACGTTCGAGAACCAGGAACCCGCGCACAGCCCCGAGACTTCCAAAAGAACTTCGCGTGAGACTGGCACTTTGCCCGGAAGACGCGCGAGGGAGACGGCCTTACCGGTCATCATCTTGACGAGCAAATCCCGGTCGAGGTCCTGACAGGACCTCCGCCTGCCACCGTGCCATCCCTGAGCACCGTTATCTCATCGCAGATGGCGAAGATCTCCTCAAGTCTGTGCGAGATGAAGATGACCGTCTGTCCCTCGGAAACGAGCCTGCGTATGAGTGTGAAAAGGCTTTCGACCTCATGCCCGTTGAGCGCGGCCGTGGGTTCATCCATCACTATGACGCTTGCCTCCACTGACAGTGCCTTGGCGATCTCCACGAGCTGCTTCTGCGCCAGGCTCAGCCTTCCCACGGGCGTACCCGGGTCGACATCCACCCCCACTAGTGAAAGAAGCTTTTTCGCGCGCCCATGCGACGCCGTCCGGTCGATCGTCCCGAACCTTTTGACCACCTCGTGCCCGAGAAGGATGTTCTGGGCAACCGTGAGTGCGGGGATCAAATTGAGTTCCTGATGAATGGTGGAGATTCCAAGTTTTGCGGCTTGCGCCGGGCTCCCCACGACAACCTGCCGGCCTTTCAGGATGATCTTCCCTGAATCCGGAGGGATGACTCCTCCCAGGATCTTGATGAGAGTGGATTTCCCTGCGCCGTTCTCGCCGACGAGACCATGCACGGTTCCTGGTCTACACCGGAAATCCACCCCTCGGAGAGCATAGACACCTGGGAACGATTTTTCTATTTGGACCATCTCAAGAACGTATGGGTTCCCAACCACTGGACTCAGCCTCGCAAGAGGCGACTTGGAGGACCCGGGTAGACCGGGTCCCCCAGGCGGCCTCATAGATGTGCTGTGTTTACTAGCGGGTTACTTCTTCCCCCAGAGCTTGGTGATGATCTCCTCAGGAAGAGTGCAGTGGACCCAGAACTCATCCGACAGGTCAAACCTGGCCAGTTTGTCCACATTGCTGTTGTCGACTATGGCGAGTGGGGAGTAGACGATGTTCTCAGTCGGCTTGCCCTGCAAGATGTTGAGCGCGATGTCGAGCGCGACTAGAACGTCGCCGGGGATCGCCGTGGCGCTGTAAGACTTGAAGCCCTTCGGCTTTGCCTGCGCCCACATCTTCACGAATCCGTTGGACGCTGTCCCCGTCACGGGGATTACTCGTCCGCTCGCCAGAACAACCTCGAGGGCACCCTGGGCGGAGCCGCCACCGTCAGTCCAGATCCCAGCGACGTCCGGGTGAGCAGCGAGGAGGTTCTCTGCAGTCTGCTTGGCCTTGTCATAAGCCCAGTTGACCCAGTTCGGCCCTATGACCTGAATTCCAGGTGCCTTCTTGAACTCACGCGAAGCGCCCTCCCACCTCTGGACCGCCGCCGGAGCACCGGCCACACCGCCCAGGGCGAAGACCTTGCCCTTCCCGCCGAGCTCTTGCACGAGCCACCTGGCCATGGAGGCACCCAGTTCCTGCTGGTCCGCTATGACTTTGACTGTGGTAACAGGAGTGTCGACGATGTTGTCAAAGGCGATGACGGGGATGCCCGCTCTCACAGCCTTCTCAACCGCGGGCGACAAGGCCGACGGGCTTTGTGCCGTGATCAGGATCGCATCAACCTTCTTCGCGATGAGGTCCTCCATGTCCGCGATCTGCTTCTGGATCTGCCCACCTGCATCGGTGATCTCTACCTTGGAGATCAACGGAGAACTAGCCGCCGCAGCCTTGAACTCCTCAACCATGGCGACTCGCCAGGCATTCACCACCGACATGTTGCAGAGTGCGATCACGTAGGGCGGCGCCTTCTTGAACTTGGCGACGTCCACGGGCGCTCCGGCTGCAACGCCGAAGGCCGATGCCACCACGACGGCCACGACCACCAAAGCAACCACACGGCCTGGCTTCACTCTGAACATCTGCCGAAATCCTCCTCCCGGGGTCTAGTCTTCCGGAACCGGGTTGCGCCTTGTGGAACTCAGTTTCCGGGTGTGTGTAGATATTCTACCAATGAGCCCGGATTCCTTCACCATGGGTGGGTCTCTTGACCAGCCTATCCACCGGCAATAGGACTGGTCAGTGCAAGCAGGGATAGGACAAGATGCGCAGAAACTATCGAAATGGCACTTTGTTGCACTTCGCGGACTCTCGTTCTGCAGCGTGCCCGAAAGGTGGGTATGCCGTCAGCTACCCCACGGCTAAAGCCGGGGGCTTGCGGTAAGCAGGCCTGGAGCTGATCAGCCTCAGCTCATCGGCCGTAAGGCCATCGGGCTGCGTTATTCAGGTCATGATACCCTGGGATGCGTGCCAGTTCCAGGCCCTGTCGCCCGGCACCAAACAGGCATACCGGCCGGATAGCCGTCCGGCATAGGCCGAGCTTCAAGTTGAACGGCTTGGACGTGCATCCAAAGTACCTGCGGCTGCTTCAAAAAACCAATGGATACGAATATGCCCAAATAGGGGGAAGCGCGGCGTCTCCGCTCCACGCCTGAAGGCAGGGGCTCCCGACGCCGCGTAGTTTGGTGGAGGTGGACCGAATTGAGTGCATGGAACCTCACCGTGATCGGGGCGACCGTCGCAACTGCGGTCGCGCTCGGGCTGTACGGGTCGGTTCCTGGACAATCAGGTCGTATCCGGACGGCGAGGGTCAGAGGAGCCCGCGGGGCGTTCCTGGTGTCCTTCGCCTTTCTTGCGTTGGCCTCTGCGGCTCTGGTGGCCGCGCTCCTCAGGCATGACTTCAGCCTGACCTACGTGTACTCCTATTCATCCCGTGACCTGCCCACAGTCTACTTGATATCCGCGTTCTGGGCGGGCCAGGAAGGGACATTCCTGCTATGGGCGCTTTTCGGCGCGGCGGTAGGCACGATCCTCATGTTCACGTCCAGAGACCACGAGCCTTCCGTGATGTCATTCTTCAGCGCTGTTCAAATAGCGCTGCTGGTCTTCCTGCTCAAGGCCAGCCCGTTCCAACTGATGCGGGTGGTCCGAACTGACGGCGCGGGTCTCAACCCGCTCCTGCAGAACCCCTGGATGGCGATTCACCCACCCATAGTATTCGTGGGGTACGCGCTGAGCGCGGCGCCGTTCGCATGGGCCATGTCCGCTCTGTGGAATGACGACTACACAACCTGGGTTCGCCCGGGTCTCGCATGGACCCTGGGGGCCTGGCTTTTCCTGGGGGCAGGAATCCTGATCGG
Protein-coding sequences here:
- a CDS encoding ABC transporter permease, with the protein product MNRGLAAPPAIVHRRWISGGITSNPAMPIYVILAVIFVVSSILSPTFRTAYNFRNLLVQAVALVIVACAQTFAILAGDVDLAVGGVISLATVIAARFMVDSGGSMLGWSLLILLLGAVIGAVNGVLVYRVRVEAMVITLATNGALMGLALAVLPYPGGSIPYRFMQAVTGEIRGVSIPVVGAALIAVGSWWVLNRSRLGVHIRAVGADPETAFRAGIGVERTKVAAHAIAGLLAAVSGLFLAARFASGDAASGVPFSLDSMTAVIAGGATFASGVGEVWGSVAGACLIVVLGNVFNHLGVSTYYQYLLKGVLLVIAVAGGALRRKWLEMK
- a CDS encoding ATP-binding cassette domain-containing protein; translated protein: MMTGKAVSLARLPGKVPVSREVLLEVSGLCAGSWFSNVSFKVHRNEIVGLVGLEGQGQREVLRALFGAMKLDHGTVRVNGREVRLRNPRDAMRSRIAFVPEERKLEGVCLRLNLANNICLPTVDARQSFGFVDSAREQQLVSRLIGELRINPPSPGHLANNLSGGNQQKVVVAKWLAAEPSVLLFSEPTRGIDVGAKEEIYQLMRLITDAGGGVLMVSSDMLEVMRICDRIIVMHDGRVVREFDAETADRETIMAAQWGITAETEAEACR
- a CDS encoding ATP-binding cassette domain-containing protein, with amino-acid sequence MVGNPYVLEMVQIEKSFPGVYALRGVDFRCRPGTVHGLVGENGAGKSTLIKILGGVIPPDSGKIILKGRQVVVGSPAQAAKLGISTIHQELNLIPALTVAQNILLGHEVVKRFGTIDRTASHGRAKKLLSLVGVDVDPGTPVGRLSLAQKQLVEIAKALSVEASVIVMDEPTAALNGHEVESLFTLIRRLVSEGQTVIFISHRLEEIFAICDEITVLRDGTVAGGGPVRTSTGICSSR
- a CDS encoding substrate-binding domain-containing protein, with translation MFRVKPGRVVALVVVAVVVASAFGVAAGAPVDVAKFKKAPPYVIALCNMSVVNAWRVAMVEEFKAAAASSPLISKVEITDAGGQIQKQIADMEDLIAKKVDAILITAQSPSALSPAVEKAVRAGIPVIAFDNIVDTPVTTVKVIADQQELGASMARWLVQELGGKGKVFALGGVAGAPAAVQRWEGASREFKKAPGIQVIGPNWVNWAYDKAKQTAENLLAAHPDVAGIWTDGGGSAQGALEVVLASGRVIPVTGTASNGFVKMWAQAKPKGFKSYSATAIPGDVLVALDIALNILQGKPTENIVYSPLAIVDNSNVDKLARFDLSDEFWVHCTLPEEIITKLWGKK